The Myxocyprinus asiaticus isolate MX2 ecotype Aquarium Trade chromosome 39, UBuf_Myxa_2, whole genome shotgun sequence genome window below encodes:
- the atm gene encoding serine-protein kinase ATM isoform X7, with protein MSLVLHELLVCCRGLENEKATERKKEVDRFRRLIHARDTVEELDRTSACQVSKGSKQLTWDAVFRFLQKFLQKETELLQSGKANVSATTHANRQKKMQEISSLMKYFIRCANQRGEKLKCAELMSHMVEVLQNPFSCAAYGEDYSSILLKNILSVRKYWCEMSQQQWHTCL; from the exons ATGAGTCTGGTGCTGCATGAACTGTTAGTGTGCTGTCGTGGACTAGAGAATGAGAAAGCCACAGAGAGGAAG AAAGAGGTGGACCGCTTCAGGAGACTAATTCATGCTCGGGACACGGTTGAGGAACTTGATCGTACGTCAGCATGCCAGGTGTCCAAGGGCTCCAAGCAGCTCACTTGGGATGCTGTTTTCCG GTTTCTTCAGAAGTTCCTTCAGAAAGAAACAGAGCTTTTACAATCAGGAAAGGCCAACGTTTCCGCCACCACGCATGCCAACCGGCAAAAAAAGATGCAGGAGATCAGCAGCCTGATGAAGTATTTCATCAGATGCGCCAACCAAC GAGGTGAAAAGTTAAAGTGTGCCGAGTTGATGTCTCACATGGTGGAGGTCTTGCAGAATCCGTTCAGCTGTGCGGCGTACGGTGAAGACTACAGCAGTATTCTCCTGAAGAACATCCTGTCTGTGCGCAAATACTGGTGTGAGATGAGCCAGCAGCAGTGGCACA cctgcctcTAA
- the atm gene encoding serine-protein kinase ATM isoform X8 codes for MSLVLHELLVCCRGLENEKATERKKEVDRFRRLIHARDTVEELDRTSACQVSKGSKQLTWDAVFRFLQKFLQKETELLQSGKANVSATTHANRQKKMQEISSLMKYFIRCANQQELHEPRLRHREQTSGQQQRDWLK; via the exons ATGAGTCTGGTGCTGCATGAACTGTTAGTGTGCTGTCGTGGACTAGAGAATGAGAAAGCCACAGAGAGGAAG AAAGAGGTGGACCGCTTCAGGAGACTAATTCATGCTCGGGACACGGTTGAGGAACTTGATCGTACGTCAGCATGCCAGGTGTCCAAGGGCTCCAAGCAGCTCACTTGGGATGCTGTTTTCCG GTTTCTTCAGAAGTTCCTTCAGAAAGAAACAGAGCTTTTACAATCAGGAAAGGCCAACGTTTCCGCCACCACGCATGCCAACCGGCAAAAAAAGATGCAGGAGATCAGCAGCCTGATGAAGTATTTCATCAGATGCGCCAACCAAC aggagCTGCATGAACCCCGCCTCCGACACAGAGAGCAGACGAGTGGACAGCAGCAGCgcgactggctaaaat GA